Proteins encoded by one window of Channa argus isolate prfri chromosome 1, Channa argus male v1.0, whole genome shotgun sequence:
- the psmb13a gene encoding proteasome 20S subunit beta 13a, which produces MALANVLDIPAAGFNFDNVARNAALNGLFKGGEAPKPMKTGTTIAGVVFKDGVVLGADTRATSSEVVADKMCAKIHYIAPNIYCCGAGTAADTEKTTDVLSSNLTIFSLNSGRNPRVIMAVNILQDMLYRYHGQIGANLILGGVDCTGNHLYSVGPYGSVNEVPYLTMGSGDLAALGILEDGFRPDLEMEEAKELVRVAIRAGIMCDLGSGSNIDICVITRQGVDYMRPYQESEFKDNRKMKYRYRPGTTPVLTEKVVPLKLEVVTETVQQMDTA; this is translated from the exons ATGGCGCTAGCAAATGTCCTCGATATTCCTGCAGCAGGGTTCAACTTCGACAACGTAGCGAG GAATGCTGCATTAAATGGTCTCTTTAAAGGAGGAGAGGCTCCTAAACCAATGAAAACAGGCACCACCATAGCAGGAGTTGTGTTCAAG GATGGAGTGGTGCTGGGAGCGGACACAAGAGCTACCTCCAGTGAAGTGGTGGCCGACAAGATGTGCGCCAAGATCCATTACATTGCTCCAAATATATA tTGCTgtggagcaggaacagcagcagacacagaaaagacCACTGATGTCCTCTCTTCCAACCTCACCATCTTCTCCCTGAACAGTGGGAGGAACCCGCGTGTCATCATGGCCGTCAACATACTGCAGGATATGTTGTACAG GTATCACGGTCAAATTGGTGCCAACCTCATACTGGGAGGAGTAGATTGTACTGGGAACCACCTGTACTCAGTGGGACCATATGGAAGTGTAAATGAGGTGCCATATCTTACAATGG GATCTGGTGATTTGGCTGCTCTCGGGATTTTAGAGGATGGATTCAGACCTGACCTGGAG ATGGAGGAGGCGAAGGAGCTGGTGCGCGTTGCCATCCGTGCAGGAATCATGTGTGACCTCGGCTCAGGCAGCAACATTGACATCTGTGTCATCACCAGACAAGGAGTGGACTACATGAGACCGTACCAGGAGTCAGAGTTTAAAGACAACAG GAAAATGAAATACAGATATCGTCCAGGCACGACACCGGTTCTGACAGAGAAAGTCGTCCCCTTAAAGCTGGAGGTTGTAACGGAGACGGTGCAGCAGATGGACACAGCCTGA
- the psmb9a gene encoding proteasome subunit beta type-9, which produces MLEETGPEWLSEEVKTGTTIIAIEFDGGVVLGSDSRVSAGATVVNRVMNKLSPLHDKIYCALSGSAADAQTIAEIVNYQLDVHSMEIGEDPQVRSAATLVRNISYKYKEELSAHLIVAGWDRKDKGQVFATLNGLLTRQPFAVGGSGSSYIYGFVDAEYRRGMKKEECQQFVVNALSLAMNRDGSSGGVAYIVAIDEHSTEEKVILGNDLPTFFDQ; this is translated from the exons ATGCTGGAAGAAACGGGACCAGAATGGTTGTCAGAAGAGGTGAAAACCGGA ACAACCATTATTGCCATAGAGTTTGATGGAGGGGTCGTTCTGGGGTCTGATTCCCGAGTGTCTGCGGG AGCAACAGTGGTGAACAGGGTGATGAACAAACTGTCTCCTCTTCACGATAAGATCTACTGTGCTCTGTCAGGATCTGCAGCAGACGCTCAGACCATCGCTGAGATCGTCAACTACCAGCTGGATGTGCACAG CATGGAGATAGGAGAGGATCCTCAGGTTCGCTCAGCTGCTACTCTGGTGAGAAACATCTCGTACAAGTACAAGGAGGAGCTGTCAGCTCATCTTATCGTGGCCGGCTGggacagaaaagacaaaggaCAG GTGTTTGCAACCCTGAACGGTCTCCTGACCAGGCAGCCGTTTGCAGTCGGTGGCTCTGGCAGCTCATACATTTATGGGTTTGTTGATGCTGAGTATCGCAGAGGCATGAAAAAGGAAGAGTGTCAGCAGTTTGTGGTCAATG cTCTCTCACTGGCGATGAACCGTGACGGCTCCAGTGGTGGCGTGGCCTATATCGTCGCCATCGATGAACACAGCACAGAGGAGAAAGTCATTCTAGGAAATGACTTACCCACCTTTTTTGATCAGTGa
- the tap2a gene encoding antigen peptide transporter 2a, with product MAGNTETMHKVVALVLAVCVDLSLFYASGLAVTHSVFGHFTRLWVSAGLRFLALTAVSLVTLGEFKPLLLRFITAYCLLPALFETGTNVFYHEETQCGQLADLRCWLICAGASLAAALFWEIVIPDTDKPAGGKEQKQKDLFIRVLRLFKPDYLLLLAGLLFLTLAVVCEMFIPFYTGRVIDILGGQYQQNEFLTAVLFMGLYSVGSSASAGCRGGVLLWAISSFIWRIKGNLFENLTKQEIGFFETTKTGEITFRLSRDTNLTARTVCLNVNVLLRTFIKTLGMISLMMSLSWKLTFLVLMETPITGLIQKIYDTHHQRLTLAMQDSMALANEAAGEVLSGIRVVRSFKTEKHETNRYDNRLMDIHNLKTRRATVRAIYLLARKLAGVAMKVFMLYYGRLFIQRGQMTTGNLVSFILYQSNLGLNIRTLTYIFGDMLNSVGAAGKVFEYLDRKPEVSTEGKLKPNQLTGHINFCCLKFAYPANTNKTVLQDFSLELKPGEMTALVGPSGEGKSTCVSLLERFYEPQEGQILLDKEPLKSYDHHFLHKKVAVVSQDPVLFSGTIRDNIAYGLPDCTLEKIQDAARKANAHDFIVQLHKGYDTEVGEGGGQLSKSEKQRIAIARALVRQPQVLILDEITSSLDVESENKVQQALANCPNQTLLVIAHKLKTIEKADQIALISDGQVKERGTHQELMDMKGSYYKLREKLFTDDAVA from the exons ATGGCAGGCAACACAGAGACTATGCACAAAGTCGTTGCTTTAGTTTTAGCAGTGTGCGTCGACCTGTCGTTGTTTTACGCATCGGGACTCGCAGTGACTCACAGCGTCTTTGGACATTTTACGCGTCTTTGGGTTTCTGCGGGTCTCCGGTTCTTGGCACTAACTGCGGTATCTCTCGTCACTCTTGGAGAATTCAAACCATTGCTACTTCGATTTATAACGGCGTACTGTCTGCTGCCCGCGCTGTTTGAGACCGGGACTAATGTGTTTTACCATGAGGAGACCCAGTGTGGTCAACTGGCGGATCTGCGCTGCTGGCTCATCTGCGCCGGAGCGTCGCTGGCTGCTGCTCTGTTTTGGGAGATCGTCATCCCCGACACGGATAAACCTGCAGGCGGTAAAGAGCAAAAGCAGAAAGACCTCTTCATAAGAGTCCTGCGCCTGTTCAAACCCGACTACCTCCTGCTGCTTGCCGGGCTTTTGTTTTTGACGCTAGCTGTTGTCT GTGAGATGTTCATCCCATTCTACACTGGGAGAGTCATTGACATCTTGGGTGGTCAGTACCAGCAGAATGAATTCCTGACTGCAGTCCTCTTCATGGGCCTGTACTCTGTGGGAAG TTCTGCAAGTGCAGGCTGCAGAGGGGGTGTCTTACTTTGGGCCATTAGTTCCTTCATATGGAGAATTAAGGGCAACCTGTTTGAGAATTTGACCAAACAGGAAATTGGATTCTTTGAGACCACAAAGACAG gTGAAATCACATTCAGGCTGTCCAGAGACACAAACCTCACAGCAAGAACGGTGTGTCTGAAtgtcaatgtgctgctgaggaCATTCATCAAGACGCTGGGTATGATCTCCCTGATGATGAGTCTCTCCTGGAAGCTCACGTTCCTCGTTCTGATGGAGACACCGATCACTGGCCTCATTCAGAAGATTTATGACACACACCACCAg AGGTTGACACTGGCAATGCAGGATTCTATGGCCTTGGCAAACGAAGCAGCAGGTGAGGTACTATCTGGGATTCGTGTTGTAAGgagttttaaaacagaaaaacatgagaCCAATCGCTATGACAACCGCTTGATGGACATTCATAACCTCAAGACACGCCGGGCCACTGTCAGGGCTATTTACCTGCTCGCACGGAAG TTGGCAGGTGTGGCCATGAAGGTCTTTATGTTGTACTATGGCAGGCTGTTCATCCAGAGGGGACAGATGACCACGGGCAACCTGGTTTCCTTCATCCTCTACCAGTCAAATCTTGGACTCAACATTAGG ACTCTCACCTACATCTTTGGTGACATGCTGAACTCAGTGGGAGCCGCTGGGAAAGTGTTTGAGTACCTTGACCGAAAACCTGAGGTCAGCACAGAAGGAAAACTCAAACCTAATCAGCTGACAGGACACATCAATTTCTGCTGTCTTAAATTCGCCTACCCTGCAAACACCAACAAAACAGTACTGCAG GACTTTTCTTTGGAGCTGAAACCAGGTGAGATGACGGCACTGGTGGGTCCATCTGGTGAAGGAAAAAGCACCTGTGTGAGTCTGCTGGAGAGATTCTACGAGCCACAGGAAGGACAGATCCTGTTGGACAAAGAACCACTGAAATCCTATGACCATCATTTCCTCCATAAGAAG GTTGCAGTGGTGAGCCAGGACCCTGTGCTCTTCTCTGGCACTATTAGAGACAACATTGCCTACGGGCTTCCTGACTGTACATTGGAAAAGATCCAGGATGCAGCGCGCAAAGCCAACGCCCATGACTTTATCGTGCAGCTGCACAAAGGCTACGACACag AGGTGGGTGAGGGTGGTGGCCAGTTATCCAAGAGTGAGAAGCAGCGAATCGCTATCGCTCGAGCTCTGGTCCGGCAGCCACAGGTCCTGATTCTGGATGAAATAACCAGCTCACTGGATGTTGAGAGTGAAAATAAG GTGCAGCAGGCCCTGGCTAATTGCCCCAACCAGACCCTTCTGGTGATCGCTCACAAGCTCAAGACCATTGAGAAAGCAGATCAGATTGCTTTGATCAGTGATGGCCAAGTTAAAGAGCGAGGGACTCACCAGGAACTGATGGACATGAAGGGGAGCTACTACAAACTGAGAGAGAAGCTTTTTACAGATGATGCTGTAGCTTAA
- the psmb12 gene encoding proteasome 20S subunit beta 12 has protein sequence MEKHCTDSRVKGVSTGTTIIAAIFDGGVVIGSDSRASIGGEYVSSKTINKVIQVHDRIFCCMAGSLADAQAVTKAAKFHLSFHSVQMESPPLVIAAASVLKELCYNNKDELQAGFLTAGWDNKKGPQVYVVSLGGMLVSQPVTIGGSGSTFIYGYVDAKYKPNMSREECQQFATNALALAMGRDNVSGGVVHLVVITEKGAEHVVVPGNKLPKFHDE, from the exons ATGGAGAAACACTGCACGGACTCGCGAGTCAAAGGGGTCAGCACAGGG acCACCATCATTGCTGCCATTTTTGATGGAGGAGTTGTGATTGGTTCAGATTCCAGAGCTTCAATTGGAGG GGAATATGTTTCATCTAAGACCATCAACAAGGTGATTCAGGTTCATGACCGGATATTCTGCTGCATGGCCGGTTCACTGGCAGACGCTCAGGCTGTCACCAAGGCTGCAAAGTTTCACCTCTCCTTCCATAG TGTCCAGATGGAGTCGCCTCCTCTGGTAATAGCAGCAGCATCGGTGCTAAAGGAGCTGTGCTACAACAACAAAGACGAGCTGCAGGCTGGCTTCCTCACAGCAGGCTGGGACAACAAGAAAGGACCTCAG GTGTATGTTGTGTCTCTAGGTGGGATGTTAGTGAGTCAGCCTGTTACCATCGGTGGCTCAGGCAGCACCTTCATCTACGGCTACGTTGATGCTAAATACAAACCCAACATGAGCAGAGAGGAATGTCAACAGTTTGCCACTAACG CTCTTGCTTTAGCGATGGGCAGAGACAACGTGAGCGGAGGTGTGGTTCACCTGGTGGTGATCACAGAGAAAGGAGCAGAGCATGTGGTTGTTCCTGGTAACAAGTTGCCCAAGTTCCATGATGAGTGA